A single Paracholeplasma manati DNA region contains:
- a CDS encoding CPBP family intramembrane glutamic endopeptidase, translated as MKKEALLGLIIAWLSYIPLGFWIVETHTFGAIYDGLNLSQSILRYYITENAFDLAFMGILTIGLFILVIHRFRYTKKTHFRITNITKIVVLSTVLIAILGMVIQVFIVGTTHPFHAYLGEYIKQLLWVGMVEELIFRGYIFIELLKLKTDKFKLIYVVLLSALMFSIIHLPAYFLYNSQYDFFSIFWRLLFPFMIGILYAYLLYMNKDIISLIFIHATSNMISNYTGTIGLVWVILFWIGLIGYTYYAYVVYKRNTMQMKVE; from the coding sequence ATGAAAAAGGAAGCACTACTCGGTTTAATCATAGCTTGGTTATCGTATATCCCTCTAGGGTTTTGGATTGTCGAAACCCATACCTTCGGAGCGATTTATGATGGCTTGAATTTATCACAATCCATTCTTAGGTATTACATCACGGAAAATGCCTTTGATTTGGCATTTATGGGTATATTAACCATTGGATTATTTATCCTTGTTATCCATCGCTTTAGATACACCAAAAAAACCCATTTTAGAATCACAAACATCACCAAAATAGTGGTGTTATCGACCGTCTTAATTGCCATCCTTGGTATGGTTATTCAAGTATTCATCGTCGGTACTACCCACCCATTCCATGCGTACTTAGGTGAATACATCAAACAACTCTTATGGGTGGGTATGGTAGAAGAATTGATCTTTAGAGGGTACATTTTCATTGAGTTACTGAAACTAAAAACAGACAAGTTCAAACTCATCTATGTGGTCTTGTTATCTGCTTTGATGTTTTCAATCATTCATTTACCAGCTTATTTCTTATATAACAGCCAGTATGACTTCTTTTCTATCTTCTGGCGTCTATTATTTCCGTTTATGATAGGGATACTTTACGCTTATCTACTATATATGAATAAAGACATCATTTCGCTCATCTTCATTCACGCTACCTCCAACATGATATCCAATTATACCGGAACCATAGGCTTGGTTTGGGTCATTCTATTTTGGATAGGTTTAATCGGGTATACCTACTATGCTTATGTGGTTTATAAAAGAAATACAATGCAAATGAAAGTAGAATAA
- the guaB gene encoding IMP dehydrogenase: MLKEKITAEGYTFDDLLLVPSYSEVVPIQVKLDTKLTKKISLAIPVLSAAMDTVTESTMAIALAKLGGLGIIHKNMSIEDQVKEIQLVKTASFSETDATKDELGRLRVGAAVGVSKNTLERIDALVSAGVDIIAVDSAHGHSKGVIDTIKSIRHKYPDLDIIGGNIVTAQAAIDLIYAGATCLKVGVGPGSICTTRVVAGVGVPQLSAINDVYSVAKQYKVGIIADGGIKLSGDIPKALAAGADCVMMGSLLAGCTESPGEIFEHDGLKYKTYIGMGSLTAMQRGSSDRYFQGGVKELNKLVPEGIEACVPFKGPINDVIYQMMGGLRSGMGYCGCKTIEDMKLYARFMKITNAGLKESHPHDVKHMKASPNYHE, encoded by the coding sequence ATGTTAAAAGAAAAGATAACCGCGGAGGGTTATACATTTGATGATTTATTGTTGGTGCCATCGTATTCCGAAGTGGTACCCATTCAAGTCAAACTCGATACGAAATTGACTAAAAAGATCTCGTTAGCCATCCCAGTGTTATCGGCAGCGATGGATACGGTGACAGAGTCAACGATGGCCATCGCATTAGCGAAACTGGGTGGCTTAGGCATCATTCATAAGAATATGTCGATTGAAGACCAAGTGAAAGAAATTCAACTGGTTAAAACAGCCTCATTTAGTGAAACAGACGCAACCAAGGATGAATTGGGTAGATTACGTGTTGGGGCAGCGGTGGGTGTTTCTAAGAATACCTTAGAACGCATCGATGCGTTGGTATCTGCAGGGGTCGATATCATCGCGGTAGATTCAGCCCATGGACATTCCAAAGGCGTCATCGATACGATCAAATCGATACGACACAAATACCCAGATTTAGACATCATTGGTGGGAATATCGTCACCGCTCAAGCAGCGATCGATCTCATCTATGCTGGTGCAACCTGTCTTAAAGTCGGGGTGGGTCCTGGGTCGATTTGTACGACCCGTGTGGTCGCAGGGGTTGGGGTCCCACAACTATCTGCCATCAACGATGTGTATTCGGTGGCGAAACAATACAAAGTCGGCATCATCGCCGATGGTGGGATTAAACTGTCTGGGGACATTCCTAAAGCTTTGGCAGCTGGTGCAGACTGTGTGATGATGGGTAGTTTACTCGCAGGGTGTACTGAATCCCCTGGTGAGATTTTTGAACACGATGGTTTAAAATACAAAACCTACATTGGCATGGGTTCTTTAACCGCCATGCAACGAGGGTCTTCTGACCGCTACTTCCAAGGTGGGGTTAAAGAACTCAATAAGTTGGTCCCTGAAGGGATTGAAGCGTGTGTGCCTTTCAAAGGTCCAATCAACGATGTCATTTATCAAATGATGGGTGGCTTACGTTCTGGGATGGGCTATTGTGGTTGTAAGACCATTGAAGACATGAAACTCTACGCCAGATTCATGAAGATTACCAACGCTGGTTTAAAAGAATCTCATCCCCACGATGTGAAACACATGAAAGCGTCCCCGAACTACCATGAATGA
- the guaA gene encoding glutamine-hydrolyzing GMP synthase, translating to MNDKILVLDFGSQYNQLIVRRIRELGVYSELVPHDISLDKIKQDPSIKGLILSGGPHSVYDQDSFTVPKQLFELDIPILGICYGMQLMAHLLGGYVEGSQHHEFGKTYIDLIDENPLTAGLGKTTSVWMSHGDQVKVLPPFFVCTAKSSATEHVMMRHLARRLFGIQFHPEVTHTEQGLYMLEQFVKLTEASRTWSMTTFIESQVEKIQNTVLDQQVILGLSGGVDSSVAAALLDKAIGKQLTCIFVDHGLLRKNEGQEVADYFNQNFQLNLVVVDAKGLFLEKLKGVENPEDKRKIIGKTFIDVFEAETKKLKNATFLAQGTLYTDLIESGTKHAKTIKSHHNVGGLPKEMNLKLIEPLNTLFKDEVRKLGQALGLPEALVQRQPFPGPGLAIRIIGDVTEEKLKIVANSDQILRDEFLTHGLNQSVWQYFTVLTPIKTVGVKGDNRSYEYVLAIRAVTSIDGMTADFAHIPYDVLSKVSSRITNEIKGVGRVVYDITSKPPGTIEWE from the coding sequence ATGAATGATAAAATCCTAGTTTTAGACTTTGGTAGTCAATACAACCAATTGATCGTTAGACGCATTCGCGAACTTGGCGTATATAGCGAACTCGTCCCACACGATATTTCATTAGATAAAATAAAACAAGACCCTTCGATTAAAGGCCTCATTTTATCGGGTGGGCCACATTCGGTTTATGACCAAGACAGCTTTACCGTACCAAAACAATTGTTTGAACTAGACATCCCCATCTTAGGGATTTGTTATGGGATGCAGCTGATGGCACATTTATTGGGTGGTTATGTCGAAGGTAGTCAACACCATGAGTTTGGTAAAACATACATTGACCTGATCGATGAAAATCCTTTAACCGCTGGTTTAGGTAAAACCACATCGGTATGGATGAGTCATGGGGATCAAGTGAAAGTATTACCCCCGTTCTTTGTCTGTACCGCTAAAAGCAGTGCCACAGAACATGTGATGATGAGACACCTTGCCAGACGTTTATTCGGTATTCAATTTCACCCTGAAGTGACCCATACCGAACAAGGGCTTTACATGTTAGAACAGTTTGTCAAATTGACCGAAGCGTCACGTACTTGGTCGATGACAACATTCATCGAATCTCAAGTGGAAAAAATCCAAAATACGGTTTTGGATCAACAAGTGATTCTGGGTTTATCGGGTGGTGTTGACTCGAGTGTCGCCGCCGCATTACTCGATAAAGCCATTGGCAAACAACTCACCTGTATCTTTGTTGACCATGGGTTATTACGTAAAAATGAAGGTCAAGAAGTGGCCGATTATTTCAATCAAAACTTCCAATTGAACTTGGTCGTTGTGGATGCGAAGGGGTTATTCTTAGAAAAACTCAAAGGGGTAGAAAATCCCGAAGACAAGCGAAAAATCATTGGTAAGACATTCATTGACGTATTTGAAGCTGAAACCAAGAAATTAAAGAACGCAACTTTCCTTGCACAAGGCACATTATATACCGATTTGATTGAATCTGGGACAAAGCATGCGAAAACGATAAAGTCTCACCACAATGTTGGTGGGTTACCTAAAGAGATGAATTTAAAGCTAATTGAACCCTTAAATACATTGTTTAAAGATGAGGTTAGAAAACTCGGTCAAGCGCTAGGATTACCCGAAGCCTTGGTTCAAAGACAACCTTTTCCAGGTCCTGGTTTAGCGATTAGAATCATCGGTGATGTTACCGAAGAAAAATTGAAAATCGTCGCCAATAGTGATCAAATCTTAAGAGATGAATTCTTAACCCACGGTTTGAACCAATCCGTGTGGCAATACTTCACGGTGCTCACACCAATCAAAACGGTGGGTGTCAAAGGTGACAACCGCAGTTATGAATATGTGTTAGCGATTCGTGCAGTGACTTCGATTGACGGGATGACCGCGGATTTCGCTCACATCCCTTATGATGTATTATCCAAAGTATCTTCAAGAATCACCAATGAAATTAAAGGGGTAGGGCGTGTGGTTTATGACATCACATCCAAACCACCTGGTACCATTGAATGGGAATGA
- a CDS encoding ABC transporter ATP-binding protein/permease, whose protein sequence is MITLKHVDKSYVVSDHTQDVLSDIHLSFDHKGLYCILGKSGSGKSTLLNIIGGLDFVDSGEYHFNNLPIHMFNQTQLDAFRNTHIGFVFQEYHMIETMTILDIMKYTSIASHGAYDRKEIEATLSDMDLHEDLLKLPHQLSGGQKQRLAIARALIKKPSVIIADEPTGALDETTGLQIFHLLKKLSKDTLIIVATHDEGYAQKFADKVLRIQAGTIDDSNVVSNPAKASLIQPSLLKLKDSIHIGLKSFRQSLVKSLIILLTLTLSMTSLALSLAGMHFNESKAIYETLDSLNLSSMSINHESAGYNRNQKQYLTVFEFNALKANYPNIGLYNYFPHIFRFNELLINTDIYHNASIEGFMSIDQSFLDLSGYTLIGDLPIQPTDIVITSYTYQFFHTLGYQYQTMSFFPEDHQSMIGKYFIIDDTEYLISGVLDTHFNERYWLEDSTQVNPEFVDFKKSGLERFVFVKDAFEDTPSIESRFTFPTIIGQYGANLNDYYRIHYDNQSNIVTQNLSQWMPSIKILDFENDDVIWLNEPIDTLTDNQMVIRLNTFLTANNTSIDDFHFTTSNQIYEMIQDYAQSHFPSIEAQFKADFGPSSTATDYVTYILSHEINMYDLEHNQAYFENIAQKDYLNALDGNVFSNLSIVSSTDDIYLENIEIVGFTTFDTIISNDLYADLILKHFNYIEQIYVVSADTSQLIRFMNENPEFEYTSPAIYLVNQMKQTTQLTAFISFVFSIVFTILSIVLIFLFVQSHIEKHRRHIGILRSLGFSTKNIIHIFMAENLVITVVVSTLSVMLIQISMRGFNAFMKTSFGIYFNYLQPSFVSMLFQIVGLVIIVVIYTVLPIRRFMKKSIISILK, encoded by the coding sequence ATGATTACATTAAAACACGTTGATAAATCTTATGTCGTTAGCGACCATACACAAGATGTCCTTTCAGACATTCATTTATCGTTTGACCATAAAGGACTATACTGTATCCTTGGTAAATCAGGTAGCGGAAAATCAACGCTACTCAATATCATCGGTGGATTAGACTTTGTTGATTCAGGGGAATATCATTTCAACAACCTCCCAATACACATGTTTAACCAAACACAATTGGATGCGTTTAGAAACACCCATATTGGGTTTGTTTTTCAAGAATATCATATGATTGAAACCATGACTATCTTGGATATCATGAAATACACCAGTATCGCCAGCCATGGTGCCTATGATCGAAAAGAAATAGAAGCTACCCTGTCTGACATGGATCTGCATGAAGATTTACTTAAATTGCCACATCAACTCTCTGGTGGACAAAAACAACGATTAGCCATTGCGCGAGCTTTGATAAAAAAGCCCAGTGTCATTATTGCAGATGAACCTACTGGTGCACTCGATGAAACTACCGGTTTACAAATATTTCATCTGCTTAAGAAACTCTCAAAAGATACCTTGATCATCGTAGCTACCCATGATGAAGGTTATGCACAGAAATTCGCGGACAAGGTGTTAAGGATTCAAGCAGGCACCATCGATGATTCAAATGTTGTGAGTAACCCAGCAAAGGCATCCCTCATTCAACCATCCTTATTAAAACTCAAGGACTCAATACACATTGGCTTAAAGTCATTTCGCCAAAGTTTGGTGAAATCACTGATCATTCTTCTCACCTTAACGTTGTCTATGACTAGCCTTGCTTTAAGCCTCGCAGGTATGCACTTTAATGAGTCAAAAGCGATCTATGAAACGCTTGACTCATTGAATTTAAGTAGCATGAGTATAAACCATGAATCTGCAGGTTACAATCGTAATCAAAAACAATATTTAACCGTTTTTGAGTTTAATGCGTTAAAAGCAAACTATCCAAATATAGGTTTATACAACTATTTCCCACATATTTTTAGATTTAATGAGTTACTCATCAATACCGACATATATCATAATGCATCCATCGAAGGTTTCATGTCGATTGATCAATCATTTTTGGATTTAAGTGGTTATACCTTAATCGGTGATTTACCAATCCAGCCTACTGATATTGTCATCACAAGCTATACTTATCAGTTCTTTCATACATTGGGTTATCAATATCAAACGATGTCGTTTTTTCCAGAAGACCATCAAAGTATGATTGGCAAATATTTCATCATTGACGATACCGAATACTTGATCTCTGGGGTATTGGATACGCACTTTAATGAACGCTATTGGTTGGAGGATTCCACTCAAGTGAATCCAGAATTTGTCGATTTTAAAAAGAGTGGGTTAGAAAGATTTGTGTTTGTTAAAGATGCCTTTGAAGATACACCTTCCATCGAATCTAGATTTACTTTTCCCACGATAATTGGGCAGTATGGTGCGAATTTAAATGACTATTATCGAATACACTATGATAATCAATCCAATATCGTGACTCAAAATTTGAGTCAATGGATGCCTTCTATTAAAATACTGGATTTCGAAAACGATGATGTCATTTGGTTAAATGAACCTATCGACACATTAACTGACAATCAAATGGTAATCAGATTAAATACATTTTTAACTGCAAACAATACATCAATTGATGATTTTCATTTCACCACATCGAATCAAATATATGAGATGATACAAGATTATGCACAATCGCATTTTCCATCGATTGAAGCACAGTTTAAGGCGGATTTTGGTCCTTCATCAACCGCGACTGATTATGTCACATATATTCTTAGCCATGAAATTAATATGTATGATTTAGAACACAATCAAGCCTATTTCGAGAACATCGCACAAAAGGATTACTTGAATGCACTTGACGGGAATGTCTTTTCAAATTTAAGTATTGTTAGTTCAACAGATGACATCTACTTAGAAAACATTGAAATTGTTGGGTTCACAACATTTGATACAATTATTTCGAACGATTTGTATGCAGACTTAATCCTGAAACACTTCAACTATATTGAGCAAATTTATGTGGTGAGTGCAGACACTTCACAACTCATCCGATTTATGAATGAGAACCCCGAATTTGAGTACACATCACCAGCCATTTATTTGGTTAACCAAATGAAACAAACAACTCAATTAACTGCATTCATTTCATTCGTATTCTCGATTGTATTTACCATACTTTCCATCGTGTTAATATTCTTGTTTGTTCAAAGTCACATAGAAAAACATCGACGTCATATTGGCATACTTAGATCCCTTGGGTTCTCTACTAAAAATATCATTCATATCTTTATGGCTGAAAACCTCGTCATTACAGTGGTTGTTTCTACCCTATCTGTCATGTTAATACAGATATCCATGCGTGGCTTTAACGCATTCATGAAAACATCGTTTGGCATTTATTTTAATTATCTACAACCGTCTTTTGTGAGTATGTTGTTTCAAATCGTTGGTTTAGTCATCATTGTGGTTATATATACAGTACTGCCAATACGACGTTTTATGAAAAAATCGATTATCTCAATTCTAAAATAG
- a CDS encoding vWA domain-containing protein, whose protein sequence is MKKDLVELVFILDRSGSMSGLEQETIAGFNRLIQQQKEVQGEALVSTVLFDDRFEVLHNRVSIQKIENMTSKDYYVRGSTALLDAIGRSILKIRNVHKALEEAQRPEKTVFFITTDGMENASVEFNYENLNEYIQLQKEKYGWEFIFIGANIDAIGTARKFGIDADRAVNYRSDKRGTNLNYKVMNETITNLRQHKSIDVDWKKDIDADFKERK, encoded by the coding sequence ATGAAAAAAGATTTGGTGGAATTGGTTTTTATTTTAGACAGAAGTGGTTCGATGTCAGGCTTAGAACAAGAGACCATTGCGGGATTCAATCGTTTGATTCAACAACAAAAAGAAGTTCAAGGTGAAGCCTTGGTATCAACCGTATTGTTTGATGATCGATTTGAAGTCTTGCATAACAGGGTGTCTATTCAAAAGATTGAAAATATGACATCGAAAGATTACTACGTGAGAGGGTCAACCGCTTTGTTGGATGCGATCGGACGCAGCATCTTAAAGATTAGAAATGTCCATAAAGCATTAGAAGAGGCACAAAGACCTGAAAAGACTGTATTCTTCATTACCACCGATGGTATGGAGAATGCATCGGTGGAATTCAACTATGAAAATCTCAATGAATACATTCAACTTCAAAAGGAAAAGTATGGTTGGGAATTCATCTTCATTGGTGCGAATATTGACGCGATTGGTACTGCTAGGAAATTTGGTATTGATGCAGATAGAGCGGTCAATTATCGCTCCGATAAAAGAGGTACTAACTTAAACTATAAAGTGATGAATGAAACCATCACAAACTTACGTCAACACAAGTCGATTGATGTGGATTGGAAAAAAGACATCGATGCGGATTTTAAAGAACGTAAATAA
- a CDS encoding macro domain-containing protein — MPFEILRNDILTMKVDAIVNSTSSEPFIFGGLDAKIHQQAGPELIQDRRMYGTLKLSEPIITKGYNLLSKYVIHVVGPIYKNGKFNEKQQLKSTYQHVLELAQNKNLESIAFPLISSGVYRYPRKEALEVALEVIKQFSLTSDMMIYLVVYDDASYEVSKPFINKTETDQTLSMNYFAERAMAVKVLRKKPRSIDELIEEIDFTFQEMLFKFIDQKGLNDVDVYKKANVDRKLFSKIKSNRFYQPSKSTALAFSIALELNLDETLDLLKKAGYTLSDAIPLDIIVAYHIEKAIYDIYEINMVLFDKGEHSIGSMN; from the coding sequence ATGCCTTTTGAAATTCTTAGAAACGATATATTGACCATGAAAGTGGATGCGATTGTAAACTCAACCAGTTCAGAACCCTTCATCTTTGGTGGATTGGATGCGAAAATCCATCAACAAGCCGGTCCTGAATTGATTCAAGACCGTCGTATGTATGGCACATTAAAGTTGTCTGAACCCATCATCACCAAAGGATACAACCTATTATCTAAATACGTCATCCATGTGGTTGGTCCCATCTATAAGAATGGCAAGTTCAATGAAAAACAACAACTGAAATCTACCTATCAACATGTGTTAGAATTGGCTCAAAACAAGAACCTTGAAAGCATTGCCTTCCCTTTAATCTCTTCAGGTGTATATCGATACCCTAGAAAAGAAGCCTTAGAGGTTGCTTTAGAAGTCATCAAACAGTTTTCTTTAACCTCTGACATGATGATCTATTTGGTCGTTTATGACGATGCTTCCTATGAAGTATCGAAACCATTCATAAACAAAACTGAAACTGATCAAACCTTGTCTATGAATTACTTTGCAGAGCGTGCAATGGCTGTGAAGGTGTTACGAAAGAAACCCAGATCCATCGATGAACTCATCGAAGAAATTGACTTTACTTTCCAAGAGATGCTCTTTAAGTTCATCGATCAAAAAGGGTTGAATGATGTCGATGTTTATAAGAAAGCGAACGTGGACAGAAAACTCTTTTCAAAGATCAAATCCAATCGCTTCTATCAACCCAGCAAATCCACCGCTTTAGCATTCTCTATCGCATTAGAGCTCAATTTAGATGAAACCCTAGACTTATTAAAGAAAGCCGGATACACCTTATCCGATGCGATACCACTCGATATCATCGTGGCTTATCATATTGAAAAAGCCATCTATGATATCTATGAAATCAATATGGTACTATTTGATAAAGGGGAGCATTCCATCGGTTCAATGAACTGA
- a CDS encoding nucleotidyltransferase domain-containing protein, which translates to MDFQIASKNLKVDIDFFVSNYPKIKSIYLFGSRAYKTNSTRSDIDIIIFSDEPIPIIFINTYHSTHEYLDIFTGDENSIVSSINGSRIYKRGRAKLIKQLDAIELWNNKEKHKNVDYYRQDIFQNQRFIDSVRPTTEGLSSFKKKINIISNDECLVYFNESMIDYHHGCLTSCVSMIGLACEMLIESLVTSCEKKYALDNPGRIWINTYANGQKTAKSRLNGLEEYFKAEKPFFESNGHKKLQEMLVSFDVIRNYRNNADHPSQYMFEKGECDQLYSSISIHLEKIVKLTEFMQTLYP; encoded by the coding sequence ATGGATTTTCAAATTGCATCGAAGAATTTAAAAGTAGATATAGATTTTTTTGTTAGCAATTATCCTAAAATTAAATCAATATATTTATTCGGATCAAGAGCATATAAAACTAATAGTACGAGGTCTGATATTGATATCATAATTTTTAGTGATGAGCCTATACCGATTATATTTATAAATACCTACCATAGTACGCATGAATATCTAGATATTTTTACAGGAGATGAAAATAGTATTGTTTCATCAATAAATGGATCACGAATATATAAACGTGGTCGGGCTAAATTGATAAAACAGCTAGACGCAATTGAACTATGGAATAATAAAGAAAAACACAAAAATGTAGATTATTATAGACAAGATATCTTTCAAAATCAAAGATTTATTGATAGTGTTAGACCGACTACGGAAGGATTATCTTCATTTAAGAAAAAAATAAATATAATTTCTAATGATGAATGTTTGGTTTATTTTAACGAATCCATGATTGATTACCATCATGGATGCTTAACATCATGTGTATCCATGATTGGATTAGCCTGTGAGATGTTAATTGAAAGTTTAGTCACTTCATGTGAAAAGAAATATGCTCTAGATAACCCTGGTCGGATCTGGATAAACACATATGCTAACGGGCAAAAAACTGCAAAATCAAGATTGAATGGATTAGAAGAATATTTTAAAGCAGAAAAACCATTCTTTGAATCAAATGGACATAAAAAGCTTCAAGAGATGCTTGTCTCATTTGACGTTATACGAAATTATAGAAATAACGCTGATCATCCATCACAGTATATGTTTGAAAAAGGTGAATGCGATCAATTATATTCTTCAATAAGTATTCACCTGGAAAAAATTGTTAAACTTACCGAGTTTATGCAAACTCTTTATCCTTAA
- a CDS encoding DUF262 domain-containing protein — MEAREKPLLQEIIGGIKCQFVIPVFQRNYEWKQKECEKLFNDVLELAKSSIDYPDRKHFVGAIVYKFVKIVNQSFNQYVLIDGQQRITSITLILKALIDYLSNTNELTNVKDEILETYLTNKFVPSDNFKLKLKPNKVDNINFNKLMTGDGDIDQLSLIYRNYRYFYDRISKLEVPIEDFYNALQRLEGVSVSLDEKDNPQVIFESLNHTGIDLSDADLIRNFLLMNTPEGKQDELYNNYWIKIEQLLDKNLLGFIRDYLSFKNGSIPATKEVYSTFQKHYRNENVSIEKFLSDFLELAKIYNLLLKPVIPANDSLQKALNDFISLGMQTTYPFIFALLIDNNKEQISNDSLANIINLIETYVLRRNICGVQGGALSQIMAGLYNTLIKKHKQNFYKNTYDKIAIYLIGITTNARFPKDDEFEREFISKDLFTNRNIFYILQKIEQKVQTKELVDFSNLTIEHVMPQKLTNEWKKVLGENFQTIHDNFKNNIGNLTLTAYNSEMSNKPFNEKKKHTDFSRLVLNQYFKSIELWNDIEIRKRANNLFNEAKSIWKYPSVKNIEDISENFVFIMEDEDFPYTGTLPVGMKVNDVNIVANNWALLISEVIKYFYSLDREFLLSLLSSEKYNGKNESFFGNNKSLFRAPEKIVDNYYIETNSSTISKIKTIKNLFEDFELESNNIILFIQ, encoded by the coding sequence ATGGAAGCAAGAGAAAAACCATTGTTACAAGAGATTATCGGGGGTATTAAATGCCAATTTGTAATACCTGTGTTTCAACGCAATTATGAGTGGAAACAAAAAGAGTGTGAAAAACTATTTAATGATGTACTTGAACTAGCAAAATCTAGTATTGATTATCCAGACCGCAAGCACTTTGTAGGTGCGATAGTCTATAAATTTGTTAAAATAGTAAATCAGTCATTTAATCAATATGTTCTCATTGATGGTCAACAAAGAATAACCTCAATTACACTTATTTTAAAGGCCTTGATCGATTATTTGTCCAATACGAATGAACTAACCAATGTAAAAGATGAGATATTAGAAACATATTTAACGAATAAATTTGTTCCAAGTGATAACTTTAAGCTAAAACTAAAACCTAATAAAGTTGATAACATTAATTTTAATAAATTGATGACTGGTGATGGTGATATTGATCAATTATCACTTATTTATCGTAACTATAGATATTTTTACGATCGAATCAGTAAGCTTGAAGTTCCGATAGAAGATTTCTACAACGCTTTGCAAAGACTAGAAGGTGTATCTGTTTCTTTAGATGAAAAAGACAACCCACAAGTAATTTTCGAAAGCCTAAACCATACAGGAATTGATTTAAGTGATGCTGACTTAATTAGAAATTTCCTTTTGATGAATACACCTGAAGGAAAACAAGATGAATTATATAATAACTACTGGATAAAAATTGAGCAATTATTGGATAAGAATTTACTAGGATTCATCAGGGATTATTTATCGTTTAAAAATGGATCTATACCCGCAACAAAAGAAGTATATAGCACATTTCAAAAACATTATCGTAATGAAAATGTATCTATTGAGAAATTTCTGTCTGATTTTTTAGAGTTGGCTAAAATTTATAATTTATTATTAAAGCCAGTAATACCTGCAAATGATTCTTTACAAAAGGCTTTAAATGATTTTATTTCCTTAGGCATGCAAACGACCTACCCGTTTATTTTCGCATTACTCATTGACAACAATAAAGAACAGATATCTAATGATTCTTTAGCAAATATAATTAATCTAATAGAAACATACGTTCTTAGAAGAAACATATGCGGCGTTCAAGGTGGAGCATTATCTCAAATTATGGCTGGTTTATATAATACCTTGATAAAAAAACATAAACAGAACTTTTATAAGAATACATATGATAAAATTGCGATTTACTTAATAGGAATAACAACTAATGCCAGATTTCCGAAGGATGATGAGTTTGAAAGAGAATTTATATCAAAAGACTTGTTCACCAATAGAAATATTTTTTATATACTTCAAAAGATTGAACAAAAAGTACAAACTAAAGAGTTGGTCGATTTCTCTAATCTTACTATTGAACATGTTATGCCACAAAAACTCACAAACGAATGGAAAAAAGTACTCGGAGAAAATTTCCAAACAATTCATGATAATTTTAAGAACAATATAGGAAATCTAACACTTACTGCATATAATTCGGAAATGTCAAACAAACCTTTCAATGAGAAAAAGAAGCATACAGATTTTTCACGTTTAGTGCTAAATCAATACTTTAAATCGATTGAATTATGGAATGATATTGAGATTAGAAAACGAGCCAACAATTTATTCAATGAAGCCAAAAGTATATGGAAATATCCAAGTGTAAAAAATATTGAGGATATTAGTGAAAACTTTGTTTTTATCATGGAAGATGAGGACTTTCCATATACAGGTACATTGCCTGTAGGAATGAAAGTAAATGATGTTAATATTGTGGCTAACAACTGGGCACTATTAATTTCTGAGGTTATTAAGTATTTTTATAGTCTAGATAGAGAATTTTTATTGAGTCTATTAAGTTCAGAAAAATATAATGGTAAAAACGAAAGTTTTTTTGGTAACAACAAATCACTATTTAGAGCACCAGAAAAAATAGTAGATAACTATTACATTGAAACAAACTCATCGACAATTAGCAAAATAAAGACGATTAAAAATCTATTTGAAGACTTCGAACTGGAATCAAACAATATCATCTTATTTATTCAGTAA